One part of the Accipiter gentilis chromosome 36, bAccGen1.1, whole genome shotgun sequence genome encodes these proteins:
- the LOC126034951 gene encoding zinc finger protein 883-like isoform X2 translates to MSPRKPRVAMGKSPEKKKQPPKNKRKSEKPKRSLPEQEEEEEPAAAPSLPPAKGERPNLCSECGKSFQHGSDLVNHQRIHTGAKPFVCGDCGKSFRQSSTLITHRRIHTGEAPYACGYCGKSFRVSSNFVRHRRIHTGEKPYRCPACGKSFTDKSTLTQHQRTHTGEKPYRCADCGKSFSRSSHRKRHLRNPPTKGHGRCARHSPDPPPAKPKEAKGGKKMPASEVPNTCGECWQSFGQSSDLVKHMRIHTGEKPFQCGHCGKRFSVSSNLTRHRRIHTGEKPYTCADCGNSFTDKSTLTQHRRTHTGEKPYVCGVCGKGFSHSSHHKRHEKIHKGERPNLCSECGKSFQHGSDLVNHQRIHTSTKPFICGYCGKSFRISFNFLRHQRIHTGEAPYACSYCSKSFADKSTLTQHERTHTGEKPYHCADCGKSFRVSSSFVRHRRIHTGEKPYHCAACGKSFTDKYTLTQHQRSHTGEKPYKCLDCGKSFSRSSNRNQHLRNRPAKGRRPCARCDPEPKEAKGGKKLLAAEVPNTCGQCWQSFAQSSDLVKHMRIHTGEKPYACPHCGKRFSLSSNLTRHRRIHTGEKPYICTDCGESFSDMSTLTQHRRTHTGEKPYVCAYCGKSFSRSSHRKRHERTHTREAPDALLPLWPCPAQGL, encoded by the exons ATGTCCCCTCGGAAGCCCAGGGTTGCCATGGGCAAGAGCCCAGAGAAGAAGAAGCAGCCCCCGAAGAACAAGCGCAAGTCGGAGAAGCCAAAGCGCAGCCTGCccgagcaggaggaggaggaggaaccggcggcagccccttccctgccacccGCCAAGGGCGAGCGGCCGAATTTGTGCTCCGAGTGCGGGAAGAGCTTCCAGCACGGGTCGGACCTGGTGAACCACCAGCGCATCCACACTGGCGCCAAACCCTTTGTCTGCGGCGACTGCGGCAAGAGCTTCCGGCAGAGTTCGACGCTCATCACTCACCGGCGCATCCACACCGGCGAGGCTCCCTACGCCTGTGGCTACTGTGGCAAGAGCTTCCGCGTCAGCTCCAACTTTGTCCGCCACCGGCGTATCCACACCGGTGAGAAGCCCTACCGCTGCCCAGCCTGCGGCAAGAGCTTCACCGACAAGTCCACCCTTACCCAGCACCAGCGCACCCACACTGGTGAGAAGCCCTACCGCTGTGCCGACTGCGGCAAGAGCTTTAGCCGCAGCTCCCACCGCAAGCGGCACCTTCGCAACCCCCCCACCAAGGGCCACGGGCGATGCGCCCGCCACAGCCCCGACCCACCCCCTGCCAAGCCGAAGGAGGCCAAAGGCGGGAAGAAGATGCCGGCCTCCGAGGTCCCCAACACCTGCGGCGAGTGCTGGCAGAGCTTCGGCCAGAGCTCCGACCTGGTGAAGCACATGCGCATCCACACCGGGGAGAAGCCCTTCCAGTGTGGCCACTGCGGGAAGCGCTTCAGCGTCAGCTCTAACCTCACCCGCCACCGGCGCATCCACACCGGTGAGAAGCCCTACACCTGCGCCGACTGCGGCAACAGCTTTACCGACAAGTCCACCCTCACCCAGCACCGCCGTACCCACACCGGCGAGAAGCCCTATGTCTGCGGTGTCTGCGGGAAAGGCTTCAGCCACAGCTCCCACCACAAGCGCCACGAGAAGATCCA CAAGGGCGAGCGGCCAAATTTGTGCTCCGAGTGCGGGAAGAGCTTCCAGCACGGGTCGGACCTGGTGAACCACCAGCGCATCCACACCAGCACCAAACCCTTCATCTGCGGCTACTGTGGCAAGAGCTTCCGCATCAGCTTCAACTTCCTCCGCCACCAGCGCATCCACACCGGCGAGGCTCCCTACGCCTGCAGCTACTGCAGCAAGAGCTTCGCCGACAAGTCCACCCTCACCCAGCACGAGCGCACCCACACCGGTGAGAAGCCCTACCACTGTGCCGACTGTGGCAAGAGCTTCCGCGTCAGCTCCAGCTTTGTCCGCCACCGGCGCATCCACACTGGCGAGAAACCCTACCATTGTGCCGCCTGCGGCAAGAGCTTCACTGACAAGTACACCCTCACCCAGCACCAACGCTCCCACACTGGCGAGAAGCCCTACAAGTGCCTCGACTGCGGGAAGAGCTTCAGTCGCAGCTCCAACCGCAATCAGCACCTCCGCAACCGTCCCGCCAAGGGCCGCAGGCCCTGTGCCCGCTGCGACCCCGAGCCCAAGGAGGCCAAGGGCGGGAAGAAGCTGCTGGCCGCCGAGGTCCCCAACACCTGCGGCCAGTGCTGGCAGAGCTTCGCCCAGAGCTCCGACCTGGTGAAGCACATGCGCATCCACACCGGGGAGAAGCCCTACGCCTGTCCCCACTGTGGGAAGCGCTTCAGCCTCAGCTCCAACCTCACCCGCCACCGGCGCATCCACACTGGCGAGAAGCCCTACATCTGCACTGACTGCGGCGAGAGCTTCAGCGACATGTCCACCCTCACCCAGCACCGCCGTACCCACACCGGCGAGAAGCCCTACGTCTGCGCCTACTGTGGCAAGAGCTTCAGCCGCAGCTCCCACCGCAAGCGCCACGAGCGGACCCACACCAGAGAGGCCCCCGATGCCCTCCTGCCCCTCtggccctgcccggcccagggCTTATAA
- the LOC126034951 gene encoding zinc finger protein 551-like isoform X1, whose translation MSGFELPGSGAAASIVGRSRAEPRGLPDPPCSPTPPPPHRQLPPGARSGAAPQLPAPLRPCVGPSRAGSTRLPPSLWKPRVAAGKSPEKKKQPPKNKRKSEKPKRSLPEQEEEEEAAAAPSLPPAKGERPNLCSECGKSFQHGSDLVNHQRIHTSTKPFICGYCGKSFRISFNFLRHQRIHTGEAPYACSYCSKSFADKSTLTQHERTHTGEKPYHCADCGKSFRVSSSFVRHRRIHTGEKPYHCAACGKSFTDKYTLTQHQRSHTGEKPYKCLDCGKSFSRSSNRNQHLRNRPAKGRRPCARCDPEPKEAKGGKKLLAAEVPNTCGQCWQSFAQSSDLVKHMRIHTGEKPYACPHCGKRFSLSSNLTRHRRIHTGEKPYICTDCGESFSDMSTLTQHRRTHTGEKPYVCAYCGKSFSRSSHRKRHERTHTREAPDALLPLWPCPAQGL comes from the exons ATGTCGGGCTTTGAGCTTCCTGGGTCAGGCGCTGCCGCCTCCATTGTTGGCCGGAGCCGGGCGGAGCCGCGCGGGTTGCCCGACCCCCCCTGCagcccgacacccccccccccccaccggcagCTGCCGCCGGGAGCGCGGAGCGGGGCAGCACCGCagctccccgcccccctccggccCTGCGTGGGACCGTCCCGGGCGGGGTCTACCCGGCTGCCCCCCAGCCTGTGG AAGCCCAGGGTTGCCGCGGGCAAGAGCCCGGAGAAGAAGAAGCAGCCCCCGAAGAACAAGCGCAAGTCGGAGAAGCCAAAGCGCAGCCTGCccgagcaggaggaggaggaggaagcggcggcagccccctccctgccacccGCCAAGGGCGAGCGGCCAAATTTGTGCTCCGAGTGCGGGAAGAGCTTCCAGCACGGGTCGGACCTGGTGAACCACCAGCGCATCCACACCAGCACCAAACCCTTCATCTGCGGCTACTGTGGCAAGAGCTTCCGCATCAGCTTCAACTTCCTCCGCCACCAGCGCATCCACACCGGCGAGGCTCCCTACGCCTGCAGCTACTGCAGCAAGAGCTTCGCCGACAAGTCCACCCTCACCCAGCACGAGCGCACCCACACCGGTGAGAAGCCCTACCACTGTGCCGACTGTGGCAAGAGCTTCCGCGTCAGCTCCAGCTTTGTCCGCCACCGGCGCATCCACACTGGCGAGAAACCCTACCATTGTGCCGCCTGCGGCAAGAGCTTCACTGACAAGTACACCCTCACCCAGCACCAACGCTCCCACACTGGCGAGAAGCCCTACAAGTGCCTCGACTGCGGGAAGAGCTTCAGTCGCAGCTCCAACCGCAATCAGCACCTCCGCAACCGTCCCGCCAAGGGCCGCAGGCCCTGTGCCCGCTGCGACCCCGAGCCCAAGGAGGCCAAGGGCGGGAAGAAGCTGCTGGCCGCCGAGGTCCCCAACACCTGCGGCCAGTGCTGGCAGAGCTTCGCCCAGAGCTCCGACCTGGTGAAGCACATGCGCATCCACACCGGGGAGAAGCCCTACGCCTGTCCCCACTGTGGGAAGCGCTTCAGCCTCAGCTCCAACCTCACCCGCCACCGGCGCATCCACACTGGCGAGAAGCCCTACATCTGCACTGACTGCGGCGAGAGCTTCAGCGACATGTCCACCCTCACCCAGCACCGCCGTACCCACACCGGCGAGAAGCCCTACGTCTGCGCCTACTGTGGCAAGAGCTTCAGCCGCAGCTCCCACCGCAAGCGCCACGAGCGGACCCACACCAGAGAGGCCCCCGATGCCCTCCTGCCCCTCtggccctgcccggcccagggCTTATAA